The following proteins are encoded in a genomic region of Sparus aurata chromosome 11, fSpaAur1.1, whole genome shotgun sequence:
- the nhsa gene encoding Nance-Horan syndrome protein isoform X7 yields MKSSSHVINSCVIPINVTGVGFDRDASVRCSLVHSQSVLQRRRKLRRRRTVAGVPRQVQQDLDSDDSPGSRERTVIVHASPDITPSSEELASHLGTRDSGCQTEDFLISGAPSRRRIRAQRGQGVSLSLSHSAGNISCLQDSGDGMFTTSVGARLRSRSLPRDGNRMIDNGHNDSDDEVELPPFDTVDFLPGPGELILKDEESTDDQAMSEHQLGLKYKQLMESPERSWMERTRSQLPRKTDMGSCEISSSSDTFSSPVHSVSVAGVLGGQMDHKDDHQSSSGNWSGSSSTCPSQTSETIPPAASPPLTGSSHCDSELSLNTATHANDDQTSFMLDHYQGLRTQRAGSFSSTAMDILEEVGAGTPIDREWSYPLPDPPDSQDFSPEPSREAESSLGCPSFTSMATCESSFSDKPMSEKADSVSHYSVDTEGYYTSMHFDCGLKESKSFTYNYAAPGSDCSLSELSGLMTLGRRCLSLRKPKAKPCPPKRSSSLRKICSEGHIPDKKEPKISCGQQLPLSSKERNLQLVLSGSPAHLENSSLVREPLVVWGVEGSADLPDLGVFSSTDAHSFKDDGVVQSDYADLWLLNDLKSNDPYRSLSNSSTATGTTVIECIKSQESSESQTSQSGSRATTPSLPSVEGDFKLTSPEKLAALASPSSGYSSQSETPTSSFPSAFFPGPLSPSSGKRKPKVPERKSSLSSLSLQSLSCRDGAASKGDLELPIIPPSHLDLSALHSAGNKSSAYRTQMQILHQNKQKAPVSPKPVAPPKSEVFNAHPMSITPTVLHSVQLRSISKDHEGSHEDKTAPKCPTVNFTSILSSCKSLELKSPQLYNSHQHHTPSKGLCESMFTSNEELADGEAACQSETRINQDREAPLESVTAIRLQSESWLDIPESHEGETCRELAETPVCTQSEQRTEPCEVEEEEQIKAAPPVSVQHSSPNRSNGLDKVPAANGQSETLQGSPTSNETEAECETTVSALSASQDVKEESTAETEDHFSKADSTPSDITAPPQSDESKPEDDSVFLSPSKTRTTEDLFAVIHRSKRKVLGRKDSSEMGVRNRPTAASGNTPPSSTVSSPVSLVSPSSPMTPPGLQRVTGPIYRNVKRSSTSNEEFKLLLLKKGSRSDSSYRMSATEILKSPIAPKSPGDALTESPRQPEEPASPLQLPPGPEQLSSPYPKANAEGFSPKSFHMSAASRQGRSRIPPPANSSRYGMRSRLYPVPMQAISEGETENSDGSPHDDRSSQGST; encoded by the exons ATGAAAAGCAGTTCCCACGTCATCAACTCGTGTGTCATCCCCATTAATGTGACTG GGGTTGGCTTTGACAGAGATGCTAGTGTGCGCTGCTCGCTCGTTCACTCGCAGTCTGtgcttcagaggaggaggaagctgagGAGACGGAGGACCGTCGCCGGTGTTCCCAGACAGGTGCAGCAGGATTTAG ATTCTGATGACTCTCCTGGCTCCAGAGAGCGGACGGTGATAGTTCATGCCAGTCCCGACATCACTCCCTCCAGTGAGGAGCTGGCCAGTCATCTCGGCACCAGAGACTCAGGTTGCCAGACAGAAGATTTTCTGATCTCAGGCGCGCCGTCTCGGAGGAGGATCAGGGCCCAGAGAGGCCAGGgagtctccctctccctctcccactcTGCAGGCAACATCTCGTGTCTACAGGACAGCGGCGACGGCATGTTCACCACCTCCGTGGGCGCGCGCCTGCGCTCCCGGAGTCTGCCCCGAGACGGGAACAGGATGATAGACAACGGGCACAATGACAGCGATGATGAGGTGGAGCTCCCCCCCTTCGACACTGTGGACTTCCTGCCTGGACCCGGGGAGTTGATTCTGAAGGACGAGGAGAGCACAGATGACCAGGCCATGTCCGAGCACCAGCTGGGTCTGAAGTACAAGCAGCTCATGGAGAGTCCAGAGCGCAGCTGGATGGAGAGGACCAGATCACAGCTGCCCAGGAAGACCGACATGGGCAGCTGTGAGATCTCATCCAGCTCAGACACCTTCAGCAGCCCCGTTCACTCCGTCTCAGTGGCCGGGGTGCTGGGAGGACAGATGGACCACAAGGACGACCACCAGTCCTCAAGCGGGAACTGGAGCGGGAGCAGCTCCACCTGCCCCTCCCAGACCTCGGAGACGATCCCCCCCGCAGCCTCTCCGCCGCTGACGGGCTCCTCACACTGCGACTCTGAGCTCTCCCTGAACACTGCCACTCACGCCAACGACGACCAGACCAGCTTCATGCTGGACCACTACCAGGGCCTCCGGACCCAGCGGGCaggctccttctcctccacagctATGGACATATTAGAGGAAGTAGGGGCCGGCACCCCCATCGATCGCGAGTGGAGTTACCCCCTCCCAGACCCTCCGGACTCACAGGACTTCAGCCCCGAGCCGAGCAGAGAGGCTGAGAGCAGCCTGGGCTGCCCCAGCTTCACCAGCATGGCCACCTGTGAGAGCAGCTTCTCTGACAAACCTATGTCAGAGAAAGCTGACTCCGTCTCACACTACTCTGTAGACACTGAAGGCTACTACACCTCCATGCACTTTGACTGCGGCCTAAAAGAAAGCAAAAGCTTCACGTATAACTATGCAGCCCCGGGCTCTGACTGTAGCCTGTCTGAACTGAGCGGTCTCATGACTCTGGGGAGACGCTGCCTGTCTCTAAGGAAACCAAAGGCGAAGCCGTGTCCGCCTAAGAGAAGCTCATCCTTAAGAAAAATATGCAGTGAGGGACACATCCCTGACAAGAAGGAACCAAAGATTTCATGTGGGCAGCAGCTTCCCCTGTCTTCCAAGGAGAGGAACCTGCAGCTGGTGTTGTCTGGCTCTCCGGCTCATTTAGAGAACTCTTCACTAGTCAGAGAGCCTCTGGTGGTCTGGGGGGTGGAGGGCTCGGCTGATCTACCCGACTTGGGCGTGTTTAGCTCCACAGATGCACATTCGTTTAAGGACGACGGGGTTGTACAGTCAGACTATGCAGATCTGTGGCTGCTGAACGATTTAAAATCCAACGATCCTTACAGGTCTTTGTCGAACTCCAGCACAGCGACAGGTACGACTGTCATCGAATGCATCAAGTCGCAGGAAAGCTCTGAGTCTCAGACGTCGCAGTCCGGCTCCAGAGCCACCACCCCCTCACTTCCGTCAGTGGAGGGAGACTTCAAGCTGACGTCTCCAGAGAAGCTGGCAGCCCTCGCCAGCCCATCCAGCGGCTACTCCAGTCAGTCGGAAACCCCCACCTCCTCGTTCCCCTCCGCCTTCTTCCCTGGACCGCTGTCGCCGTCCAGCGGCAAGAGGAAGCCAAAGGTCCCGGAGAGGAAGTCGTCTCTCTCGTCGCTGTCGCTGCAGTCGCTCTCCTGCAGGGACGGCGCTGCGTCAAAGGGAGACCTGGAGCTGCCAatcatccctccctctcacctCGACTTAAGTGCCCTTCACAGTGCCGGAAACAAGTCTTCAGCTTACAGGACGCAGATGCAAATCCTtcaccaaaacaaacagaaagcccCAGTGTCACCCAAACCTGTAGCTCCACCTAAGTCAGAGGTGTTCAACGCCCATCCCATGTCCATCACGCCCACAGTGCTGCACTCAGTGCAGCTCCGGTCCATCAGTAAAGACCATGAAGGAAGTCACGAGGACAAAACCGCTCCCAAATGCCCCACTGTGAACTTTACTAGCATACTTTCCAGTTGTAAATCCTTAGAGCTTAAAAGTCCCCAGCTATACAACTCACATCAACACCACACACCCTCTAAGGGGTTGTGTGAATCAATGTTTACCTCAAACGAAGAGCTCGCAGATGGAGAGGCAGCTTGTCAGAGTGAGACGAGGatcaatcaggacagagaggcTCCTTTGGAGAGTGTGACAGCAATCAGACTGCAGTCAGAGTCGTGGTTAGACATCCCTGAGAGTCATGAAGGAGAGACGTGCAGAGAGTTGGCAGAAACACCTGTCTGCACGCAGTCGGAGCAAAGAACTGAGCCGTgtgaagtagaagaagaagagcagataAAAGCagctcctcctgtctctgttcaGCACAGTTCACCCAACAGATCCAACGGTCTCGACAAAGTGCCTGCTGCCAACGGCCAGTCAGAGACGCTGCAGGGGAGCCCGACCAGTAATGAGACAGAAGCAGAATGTGAGACGACAGTTTCAGCCCTGAGCGCCTCTCAGGATGTAAAGGAGGAGTCCacggcagagacagaggacCACTTCAGTAAAG CAGACTCTACGcccagtgacatcacagcgcCCCCTCAGAGTGACGAGTCGAAGCCGGAGGATGACAGCGTGTTTCTGTCGCCCAGCAAAACTCGGACCACTGAGGATCTGTTCGCCGTGATACACAG GTCCAAAAGGAAAGTGCTGGGCCGGAAGGACTCCAGCGAGATGGGTGTGAGGAACCGCCCCACTGCTGCATCGGGGAACACGCCGCCCAGCAGCACTGTCAGCTCCCCGGTCTCGCTGGTGTCACCCTCCTCCCCCATGACCCCGCCCGGCCTGCAGAGGGTCACCGGGCCCATCTACAGGAACGTAAAGAGGTCCAGCACTTCCAACGAGGagttcaaactgctgctgctgaaaaagGGCAGCCGCTCAGACTCGAGTTACCGCATGTCCGCCACAGAGATCCTCAAGAGCCCCATCGCTCCTAAGTCTCCTGGAGACGCCCTGACGGAGTCGCCCAGACAGCCCGAAGAGCCCGCCTCCCCCCTGCAGCTTCCACCAGGACCGGAGCAGCTCTCCAGCCCCTATCCCAAAGCCAACGCCGAGGGCTTCTCCCCGAAATCCTTCCACATGTCTGCTGCGTCAAGGCAGGGCCGCTCCAGAATCCCGCCGCCCGCCAACAGCAGCCGCTACGGCATGCGCAGCAGACTGTACCCGGTGCCCATGCAGGCGATCTCCGAGGGCGAGACGGAGAACTCGGACGGGAGTCCTCACGACGACCGCTCGTCACAGGGCTCCACGTAG
- the nhsa gene encoding Nance-Horan syndrome protein isoform X6: MPFAKRLVEPQLLCRYEIPNEEGLLFEDLVSISNVALSRTLRQLSDLAKHACSIFQELESELTSTNQRVRGLQSKINRLQQGCSELDPKQEAVPVSNLDVESKLTAHYRAPWHQQRNVFHPSTRPACVEDLHRQANFSLWALHRDPQRRQSGSRERRVTISISAVPPMPTYPSPQTTPKQGQRGINLTTAAPSDPDTDGVALGHRSKFPIPNIPSTLDKQTNWSKALPLPTPEERMKSSSHVINSCVIPINVTGVGFDRDASVRCSLVHSQSVLQRRRKLRRRRTVAGVPRQVQQDLDSDDSPGSRERTVIVHASPDITPSSEELASHLGTRDSGCQTEDFLISGAPSRRRIRAQRGQGVSLSLSHSAGNISCLQDSGDGMFTTSVGARLRSRSLPRDGNRMIDNGHNDSDDEVELPPFDTVDFLPGPGELILKDEESTDDQAMSEHQLGLKYKQLMESPERSWMERTRSQLPRKTDMGSCEISSSSDTFSSPVHSVSVAGVLGGQMDHKDDHQSSSGNWSGSSSTCPSQTSETIPPAASPPLTGSSHCDSELSLNTATHANDDQTSFMLDHYQGLRTQRAGSFSSTAMDILEEVGAGTPIDREWSYPLPDPPDSQDFSPEPSREAESSLGCPSFTSMATCESSFSDKPMSEKADSVSHYSVDTEGYYTSMHFDCGLKESKSFTYNYAAPGSDCSLSELSGLMTLGRRCLSLRKPKAKPCPPKRSSSLRKICSEGHIPDKKEPKISCGQQLPLSSKERNLQLVLSGSPAHLENSSLVREPLVVWGVEGSADLPDLGVFSSTDAHSFKDDGVVQSDYADLWLLNDLKSNDPYRSLSNSSTATGTTVIECIKSQESSESQTSQSGSRATTPSLPSVEGDFKLTSPEKLAALASPSSGYSSQSETPTSSFPSAFFPGPLSPSSGKRKPKVPERKSSLSSLSLQSLSCRDGAASKGDLELPIIPPSHLDLSALHSAGNKSSAYRTQMQILHQNKQKAPVSPKPVAPPKSEVFNAHPMSITPTVLHSVQLRSISKDHEGSHEDKTAPKCPTVNFTSILSSCKSLELKSPQLYNSHQHHTPSKGLCESMFTSNEELADGEAACQSETRINQDREAPLESVTAIRLQSESWLDIPESHEGETCRELAETPVCTQSEQRTEPCEVEEEEQIKAAPPVSVQHSSPNRSNGLDKVPAANGQSETLQGSPTSNETEAECETTVSALSASQDVKEESTAETEDHFSKADSTPSDITAPPQSDESKPEDDSVFLSPSKTRTTEDLFAVIHRSKRKVLGRKDSSEMGVRNRPTAASGNTPPSSTVSSPVSLVSPSSPMTPPGLQRVTGPIYRNVKRSSTSNEEFKLLLLKKGSRSDSSYRMSATEILKSPIAPKSPGDALTESPRQPEEPASPLQLPPGPEQLSSPYPKANAEGFSPKSFHMSAASRQGRSRIPPPANSSRYGMRSRLYPVPMQAISEGETENSDGSPHDDRSSQGST, translated from the exons cggTGTCGAACCTGGATGTGGAGAGTAAGCTGACGGCACATTACCGAGCTCCCTGGCACCAGCAGAGGAACGTTTTCCACCCCTCCACGCGGCCAGCATGTGTGGAAGACCTCCACAGGCAAGCCAACTTCAGCCTGTGGGCCCTGCACCGAG ATCCCCAGAGGAGACAATCTGGCAGCAGGGAGCGGAGAGTGACCATCTCGATCTCGGCGGTGCCCCCGATGCCCACGTACCCCTCCCCACAGACTACCCCAAAGCAAGGACAGAGGGGCATAAATCTGACAACG GCTGCGCCCTCTGACCCCGACACTGACGGGGTGGCTCTAGGTCACCGGTCTAAGTTTCCCATCCCTAACATCCCCTCCACCCTGGACAAGCAGACTAACTGGTCTAAAGCCCTGCCGCTGCCCACCCCAGAGGAGCGAATGAAAAGCAGTTCCCACGTCATCAACTCGTGTGTCATCCCCATTAATGTGACTG GGGTTGGCTTTGACAGAGATGCTAGTGTGCGCTGCTCGCTCGTTCACTCGCAGTCTGtgcttcagaggaggaggaagctgagGAGACGGAGGACCGTCGCCGGTGTTCCCAGACAGGTGCAGCAGGATTTAG ATTCTGATGACTCTCCTGGCTCCAGAGAGCGGACGGTGATAGTTCATGCCAGTCCCGACATCACTCCCTCCAGTGAGGAGCTGGCCAGTCATCTCGGCACCAGAGACTCAGGTTGCCAGACAGAAGATTTTCTGATCTCAGGCGCGCCGTCTCGGAGGAGGATCAGGGCCCAGAGAGGCCAGGgagtctccctctccctctcccactcTGCAGGCAACATCTCGTGTCTACAGGACAGCGGCGACGGCATGTTCACCACCTCCGTGGGCGCGCGCCTGCGCTCCCGGAGTCTGCCCCGAGACGGGAACAGGATGATAGACAACGGGCACAATGACAGCGATGATGAGGTGGAGCTCCCCCCCTTCGACACTGTGGACTTCCTGCCTGGACCCGGGGAGTTGATTCTGAAGGACGAGGAGAGCACAGATGACCAGGCCATGTCCGAGCACCAGCTGGGTCTGAAGTACAAGCAGCTCATGGAGAGTCCAGAGCGCAGCTGGATGGAGAGGACCAGATCACAGCTGCCCAGGAAGACCGACATGGGCAGCTGTGAGATCTCATCCAGCTCAGACACCTTCAGCAGCCCCGTTCACTCCGTCTCAGTGGCCGGGGTGCTGGGAGGACAGATGGACCACAAGGACGACCACCAGTCCTCAAGCGGGAACTGGAGCGGGAGCAGCTCCACCTGCCCCTCCCAGACCTCGGAGACGATCCCCCCCGCAGCCTCTCCGCCGCTGACGGGCTCCTCACACTGCGACTCTGAGCTCTCCCTGAACACTGCCACTCACGCCAACGACGACCAGACCAGCTTCATGCTGGACCACTACCAGGGCCTCCGGACCCAGCGGGCaggctccttctcctccacagctATGGACATATTAGAGGAAGTAGGGGCCGGCACCCCCATCGATCGCGAGTGGAGTTACCCCCTCCCAGACCCTCCGGACTCACAGGACTTCAGCCCCGAGCCGAGCAGAGAGGCTGAGAGCAGCCTGGGCTGCCCCAGCTTCACCAGCATGGCCACCTGTGAGAGCAGCTTCTCTGACAAACCTATGTCAGAGAAAGCTGACTCCGTCTCACACTACTCTGTAGACACTGAAGGCTACTACACCTCCATGCACTTTGACTGCGGCCTAAAAGAAAGCAAAAGCTTCACGTATAACTATGCAGCCCCGGGCTCTGACTGTAGCCTGTCTGAACTGAGCGGTCTCATGACTCTGGGGAGACGCTGCCTGTCTCTAAGGAAACCAAAGGCGAAGCCGTGTCCGCCTAAGAGAAGCTCATCCTTAAGAAAAATATGCAGTGAGGGACACATCCCTGACAAGAAGGAACCAAAGATTTCATGTGGGCAGCAGCTTCCCCTGTCTTCCAAGGAGAGGAACCTGCAGCTGGTGTTGTCTGGCTCTCCGGCTCATTTAGAGAACTCTTCACTAGTCAGAGAGCCTCTGGTGGTCTGGGGGGTGGAGGGCTCGGCTGATCTACCCGACTTGGGCGTGTTTAGCTCCACAGATGCACATTCGTTTAAGGACGACGGGGTTGTACAGTCAGACTATGCAGATCTGTGGCTGCTGAACGATTTAAAATCCAACGATCCTTACAGGTCTTTGTCGAACTCCAGCACAGCGACAGGTACGACTGTCATCGAATGCATCAAGTCGCAGGAAAGCTCTGAGTCTCAGACGTCGCAGTCCGGCTCCAGAGCCACCACCCCCTCACTTCCGTCAGTGGAGGGAGACTTCAAGCTGACGTCTCCAGAGAAGCTGGCAGCCCTCGCCAGCCCATCCAGCGGCTACTCCAGTCAGTCGGAAACCCCCACCTCCTCGTTCCCCTCCGCCTTCTTCCCTGGACCGCTGTCGCCGTCCAGCGGCAAGAGGAAGCCAAAGGTCCCGGAGAGGAAGTCGTCTCTCTCGTCGCTGTCGCTGCAGTCGCTCTCCTGCAGGGACGGCGCTGCGTCAAAGGGAGACCTGGAGCTGCCAatcatccctccctctcacctCGACTTAAGTGCCCTTCACAGTGCCGGAAACAAGTCTTCAGCTTACAGGACGCAGATGCAAATCCTtcaccaaaacaaacagaaagcccCAGTGTCACCCAAACCTGTAGCTCCACCTAAGTCAGAGGTGTTCAACGCCCATCCCATGTCCATCACGCCCACAGTGCTGCACTCAGTGCAGCTCCGGTCCATCAGTAAAGACCATGAAGGAAGTCACGAGGACAAAACCGCTCCCAAATGCCCCACTGTGAACTTTACTAGCATACTTTCCAGTTGTAAATCCTTAGAGCTTAAAAGTCCCCAGCTATACAACTCACATCAACACCACACACCCTCTAAGGGGTTGTGTGAATCAATGTTTACCTCAAACGAAGAGCTCGCAGATGGAGAGGCAGCTTGTCAGAGTGAGACGAGGatcaatcaggacagagaggcTCCTTTGGAGAGTGTGACAGCAATCAGACTGCAGTCAGAGTCGTGGTTAGACATCCCTGAGAGTCATGAAGGAGAGACGTGCAGAGAGTTGGCAGAAACACCTGTCTGCACGCAGTCGGAGCAAAGAACTGAGCCGTgtgaagtagaagaagaagagcagataAAAGCagctcctcctgtctctgttcaGCACAGTTCACCCAACAGATCCAACGGTCTCGACAAAGTGCCTGCTGCCAACGGCCAGTCAGAGACGCTGCAGGGGAGCCCGACCAGTAATGAGACAGAAGCAGAATGTGAGACGACAGTTTCAGCCCTGAGCGCCTCTCAGGATGTAAAGGAGGAGTCCacggcagagacagaggacCACTTCAGTAAAG CAGACTCTACGcccagtgacatcacagcgcCCCCTCAGAGTGACGAGTCGAAGCCGGAGGATGACAGCGTGTTTCTGTCGCCCAGCAAAACTCGGACCACTGAGGATCTGTTCGCCGTGATACACAG GTCCAAAAGGAAAGTGCTGGGCCGGAAGGACTCCAGCGAGATGGGTGTGAGGAACCGCCCCACTGCTGCATCGGGGAACACGCCGCCCAGCAGCACTGTCAGCTCCCCGGTCTCGCTGGTGTCACCCTCCTCCCCCATGACCCCGCCCGGCCTGCAGAGGGTCACCGGGCCCATCTACAGGAACGTAAAGAGGTCCAGCACTTCCAACGAGGagttcaaactgctgctgctgaaaaagGGCAGCCGCTCAGACTCGAGTTACCGCATGTCCGCCACAGAGATCCTCAAGAGCCCCATCGCTCCTAAGTCTCCTGGAGACGCCCTGACGGAGTCGCCCAGACAGCCCGAAGAGCCCGCCTCCCCCCTGCAGCTTCCACCAGGACCGGAGCAGCTCTCCAGCCCCTATCCCAAAGCCAACGCCGAGGGCTTCTCCCCGAAATCCTTCCACATGTCTGCTGCGTCAAGGCAGGGCCGCTCCAGAATCCCGCCGCCCGCCAACAGCAGCCGCTACGGCATGCGCAGCAGACTGTACCCGGTGCCCATGCAGGCGATCTCCGAGGGCGAGACGGAGAACTCGGACGGGAGTCCTCACGACGACCGCTCGTCACAGGGCTCCACGTAG